The following proteins come from a genomic window of Candidatus Bathyarchaeota archaeon:
- the hypF gene encoding carbamoyltransferase HypF, with translation MKALITISGRVQGVGFRPFIYRLASKKGLRGYVRNRDGVVEILIEGTKSEILSFLEELKNEKPPSAIIQNVKVEYLTGEEEFKEFKIELSPSEKVFSGSIAPADLSICDECAKELMDPKNRRFNYFFITCTNCGPRFTIIIDLPYDRVNTTMNKFIMCEECKKEYKNPLDRRFHAQTIACWKCGPKAYLTESNGEIVNVENPIFEAGKLIEEGFILAVKGNGGFHIATSTLNSKPIIKLRKVKHRSQKPFAIMARSIEAIKSFAEVSFKEAELLKSSAKPIVLLKKSEDYYLAEEISPGLNTIGVMLPYTGLHLMLFKEVKEPAFVMTSANPPNQPIAITNQEAIEKFKGVVNYYLFHNRDIAQRCDDSVVKVVEGNVCFLRRSRGYAPEPIKIKKNVNACALGVGAELNVTSCILLKDKAFLTQHIGDIENFETLSFLEEATKNLIKLTKSKIECIACDLHPTFNTTRFALKLSEEIGVPVFKIQHHHAHIAKLMAEYCVDEIIGIACDGFGYGLDGSAWGGEILYCYGKEFKRLGYLEKHPMIGGDLATKYPLRMVAGILINEENFEEWFLSKASFFPYGKVEAEIILKEARKKRFLETSSCGRLLDAVSAILGLCYERTYEGEPAMKLEAAAEGGKNILDVPLIFKGDIIETRSFIREIFHLIDKENVKNLAYSAQEYIAKSLAEFALCEAENMGVKFIGFSGGVAANTHITQVIKKIVENRGFKFLYPRTVPCGDGGLSLGQAYIAAQMI, from the coding sequence TTGAAAGCTTTAATTACGATTTCAGGTAGAGTTCAAGGTGTTGGCTTTAGACCATTTATTTATCGTTTAGCCTCTAAAAAAGGCTTAAGAGGTTATGTTAGGAATAGAGATGGAGTTGTTGAAATTTTAATTGAAGGAACCAAAAGTGAAATTTTAAGTTTTTTAGAAGAGTTAAAGAATGAAAAACCCCCTTCAGCAATTATTCAAAACGTTAAAGTAGAGTATTTAACTGGTGAGGAGGAATTTAAAGAGTTTAAAATTGAATTAAGCCCTTCAGAAAAAGTTTTTTCAGGTTCAATAGCTCCTGCAGATTTATCTATTTGTGATGAATGCGCTAAAGAACTTATGGATCCTAAAAATCGAAGGTTTAATTATTTTTTTATAACTTGCACTAATTGTGGGCCAAGATTCACAATAATAATAGATCTCCCATATGATAGAGTAAACACAACTATGAATAAATTCATCATGTGTGAAGAGTGCAAAAAAGAGTATAAAAATCCTTTAGATAGAAGATTTCATGCTCAAACAATAGCTTGTTGGAAGTGTGGTCCTAAAGCTTATTTAACTGAAAGTAATGGTGAAATAGTAAATGTTGAGAATCCAATTTTTGAAGCTGGAAAATTAATTGAGGAAGGTTTTATTTTAGCAGTTAAAGGGAATGGGGGTTTCCATATAGCAACTTCAACTCTTAATTCTAAACCAATAATTAAATTAAGAAAAGTTAAGCATAGGTCCCAAAAACCTTTTGCAATTATGGCTAGAAGCATTGAAGCAATTAAATCTTTCGCTGAAGTTTCATTTAAAGAAGCTGAGTTACTTAAATCTTCAGCTAAGCCTATTGTATTGCTTAAAAAAAGTGAAGATTATTATTTAGCTGAAGAAATAAGCCCAGGTTTAAACACAATTGGAGTTATGCTTCCATATACAGGGTTACATTTAATGCTTTTTAAAGAAGTTAAAGAACCTGCTTTTGTTATGACAAGTGCTAACCCTCCAAATCAACCTATTGCAATAACAAATCAAGAGGCAATTGAAAAATTTAAAGGAGTAGTTAATTATTATCTTTTTCATAATAGAGATATTGCCCAACGATGTGATGATTCAGTAGTTAAAGTTGTTGAAGGAAATGTATGTTTTCTTAGAAGATCAAGAGGTTATGCTCCTGAACCTATAAAAATTAAAAAAAATGTGAATGCATGCGCATTAGGAGTTGGAGCAGAACTTAATGTAACTTCCTGTATACTTCTTAAAGATAAAGCTTTTTTAACTCAACATATTGGTGATATTGAAAACTTTGAAACTTTAAGTTTTCTTGAGGAAGCTACAAAAAATTTAATTAAATTAACTAAAAGTAAAATTGAATGTATTGCTTGTGATTTACATCCAACATTTAATACTACAAGATTTGCTCTAAAATTAAGCGAAGAAATAGGTGTTCCTGTTTTTAAAATTCAGCATCATCATGCACATATAGCTAAATTAATGGCTGAATATTGCGTGGATGAAATTATTGGAATTGCTTGCGACGGATTTGGTTATGGATTGGATGGTTCTGCTTGGGGAGGGGAAATTTTATATTGTTATGGGAAAGAGTTTAAGCGTTTAGGTTATTTAGAGAAGCATCCAATGATTGGGGGGGATTTAGCTACTAAATACCCGTTAAGAATGGTTGCTGGAATATTAATTAATGAAGAGAACTTTGAAGAATGGTTTTTAAGTAAAGCAAGTTTTTTCCCTTACGGAAAAGTTGAAGCTGAAATAATTTTAAAGGAAGCTAGAAAAAAACGTTTTCTTGAAACATCAAGTTGTGGAAGACTTTTAGATGCTGTTTCAGCAATTTTAGGGTTATGTTATGAAAGAACATATGAGGGGGAACCTGCTATGAAGCTTGAAGCTGCTGCTGAAGGGGGAAAAAACATTTTGGATGTTCCTTTAATCTTTAAAGGAGATATTATTGAGACAAGAAGTTTCATAAGAGAAATTTTTCATTTAATTGATAAAGAAAATGTTAAAAATTTGGCTTATTCAGCTCAAGAGTATATCGCTAAAAGTTTAGCTGAATTTGCTTTATGTGAGGCTGAAAATATGGGAGTCAAATTTATAGGTTTTTCAGGGGGTGTAGCAGCTAATACTCATATTACACAAGTTATAAAAAAAATTGTTGAAAATAGAGGTTTTAAATTTCTTTATCCAAGAACTGTTCCATGTGGAGATGGAGGGTTATCGCTCGGTCAAGCTTATATAGCTGCTCAAATGATTTAA
- the hycI gene encoding hydrogenase maturation peptidase HycI — MDENLEKELKSWISGFKKIVILGIGNPIRRDDYIGVAVAKLLKEKNLPNVLILECETVPESFTNVIKDVKPTHVLMIDAANLNATPGFAKIIDINEIEYFSFSTHDLPLSLLAKFIAYETNAKIALLGIQPKSLDFGEGLTSELVKASEEIAKTIEKVLIQVNL; from the coding sequence ATGGATGAAAATTTAGAGAAAGAATTGAAATCTTGGATTTCAGGGTTTAAAAAAATAGTTATTTTAGGTATAGGAAATCCTATCAGAAGAGATGATTATATTGGTGTTGCTGTAGCTAAGCTTCTTAAAGAAAAAAATCTTCCGAATGTTTTGATTTTAGAGTGCGAAACTGTTCCGGAAAGTTTTACTAATGTAATAAAGGATGTTAAACCAACTCATGTTTTAATGATTGATGCAGCTAACTTAAATGCAACTCCAGGTTTCGCTAAAATAATAGATATTAATGAAATTGAGTATTTTTCATTTTCAACTCATGATTTACCATTAAGTCTTTTAGCTAAATTTATAGCTTATGAAACAAACGCGAAAATTGCTTTATTAGGAATTCAACCTAAAAGTTTAGATTTTGGAGAGGGTTTAACAAGTGAGCTTGTTAAAGCAAGCGAAGAAATAGCTAAAACTATAGAAAAAGTTTTAATTCAAGTTAATCTTTAA